Genomic DNA from Armatimonadota bacterium:
CGGCGGGGCGCTGCTGCGCGAGAAGATCGTCGCCCAGGCCAGCGCGAGAGAGATCATCGTCGTGGACGAGTCCAAGCTTTCGCCGGCGCTGGGGACGCGCTCACCGCTGCCGGTGGAGGTCGTTCCCTTCGGCTGGCACGCCCAGCGCGCATACTTGGAATCGCTGGGCGCGCGGGTGACGGTGCGGCGCGGCGACTACGGGCGCGCCTTCAGCAGCGACCACGGCAATCTGATCCTGGACTGCGATTTCGGCCCCATCGCCGAGCCCGCCGAACTGGCGAAGCGCCTCCAGGCGCGCGCCGGCATCGTGGAGCATGGGCTGTTCCTGGGGTTGGCGACGGAGGTCATCGTCGCCACCGCGGGGGGTCTACGCCACCTGCGCCAGGAGGATTAGCGGCGCGGCCGGCGATGATGGGCCGGGGCCGGATGGGCGCCAACATGCTCCGCCGCGAATCATCCTCCCCGGCTCGCCGGGGAGGCGCTCGCTATGACAGTAGGGGCGCATGGCCATGCGCCCCTACTCGTGCGCATCGGGGAAAAGTGGCAGCCCCTAGGCGTCGCAGCCCCGACCAGTCGGGGTCGCGGAGCGACTTAGCCACTTGGCGACCTCGCCCGCATAGGGCCGCGCGTCGGCGGAAACGCGGTTTCGTCGCGCGCACCCGGCGCACCTCTTTCCGGGGGGAGGGCGCAGGAGTTGAGGCGGGGGCGGAGAATGCCGACGACAGATCGGGCGAGGGCTGCGACATGATTGACATTCATCTTCATGTGGGACGGCTGTATCTGGAGCCGCCGCTGCGCCCGTCCTACCTGCTGAACTTCATGGACCGCCACGGGATCGAGAAAGCAGCGCTGCTGCCGATGGAGAACCCGGAGCAGACCTATTTCTACGTCACGACCGCGGAGGTGCTGCGGGTTTGCCGCCGCCACCCCGATCGG
This window encodes:
- the rpiA gene encoding ribose-5-phosphate isomerase RpiA, which codes for MNLDRDELKRQAAERAVEYVEPGMVVGLGHGSTAAWAARRLAELLRAGKLRDILGVPCSSQVEQEARALGLPLTSLDDHPEVDLTIDGADEVDPHLNLIKGGGGALLREKIVAQASAREIIVVDESKLSPALGTRSPLPVEVVPFGWHAQRAYLESLGARVTVRRGDYGRAFSSDHGNLILDCDFGPIAEPAELAKRLQARAGIVEHGLFLGLATEVIVATAGGLRHLRQED